A stretch of the Sesamum indicum cultivar Zhongzhi No. 13 unplaced genomic scaffold, S_indicum_v1.0 scaffold00220, whole genome shotgun sequence genome encodes the following:
- the LOC105179840 gene encoding adenylate isopentenyltransferase 5, chloroplastic-like — MSISSWKPTQSNMTNFSVWSMMNKHQGKDKVVVILGATGTGKSRMVIDLATRFRIEVINSDKIEDFVHHALLAVDAIVQKNRLAINAGGSNSFVQALVNDNLSFTPSTSVAFSGWTW, encoded by the exons ATGTCGATCTCCTCCTGGAAACCAACACAATCCAACATGACAAACTTTTCAGTTTGGAGTATGATGAACAAGCACCAAGGGAAGGATAAGGTGGTGGTTATATTGGGTGCCACTGGCACAGGCAAATCGCGCATGGTGATAGACCTAGCCACCCGTTTCAGGATAGAGGTCATCAACTCAGACAAAATTGAG GATTTTGTGCATCATGCATTGCTAGCTGTTGATGCCATCGTACAAAAGAATCGGCTGGCAATCAATGCTGGAGGGTCCAATTCCTTCGTACAGGCACTTGTCAATGACAATCTGAGTTTCACTCCAAGTACGAGTGTTGCTTTCTCGGGATGGACGTGGTGA